In Aegilops tauschii subsp. strangulata cultivar AL8/78 chromosome 3, Aet v6.0, whole genome shotgun sequence, one genomic interval encodes:
- the LOC109764731 gene encoding polygalacturonase-like — protein MAALNKVSSVPTPTRQSVLWLGMDLESNLFKQGLCSGECILLVDLCPRASSLRRRLLQRRRGAWEILKERMQIVVCIDGIWKMVDRVLDLEFDGVTGVLPWSNSFNGNDFAFGKPPSRSARLHISNGAASSSGVERQVTGVGVKVRDFFSLVYSFTSWLAFLCAKASVLLMVHFCQGASTGEAMLRRQPRYFDDVVTTCSDGCEDVTTNRNGGVFQTVTKMSGHRLSLLLVALTALLALTTAAEYNVVDYGARPDGGADSAGAFLAAWGAACNDTGRSGSRPVLRVPAGRFLLSQAYFKGPCRSAGVVVAIDKNGTVFAPPAVDSRAWIMFHHADGLAIRGGTLDGQGQEYWACKKTLNISQSKGVSVKQLTLLNSKVFHMAIFDCTGVTVQGIRIIAPANSPNTNGIHVSHSRHVRILNTTIGTGDDCVSLGPGTSNVLIRDIECGPGHGISLRNVIALVLCIHWMDDRSIGSLGWQDGEEGVRNVTVDRAVLTGTTNGLRIKTWAMPNSGSVTNVSFSRVTMNRVANPILVDQNYCPRKVDCAGNSSGVQISNISYTDIEGSSATPVAVKFNCSGTNPCSGIKLRNIRLTYKHKRPAQAKCGNAGGSASGEVRPPSCF, from the exons ATGGCGGCGCTAAATAAAGTTTCTTCGGTTCCTACTCCGACAAGGCAATCGGTCCTATGGTTGGGGATGGATTTGGAATCCAACCTGTTCAAGCAAGGATTGTGCAGCGGCGAATGCATCCTCCTGGTGGACCTGTGTCCTCGGGCTTCGTCGTTACGGCGACGTTTGCTCCAGCGCCGACGCGGAGCTTGGGAGATACTCaaggagcggatgcagattgtggtATGCATTGATGGCATCTGGAAGATGGTGGATCGTGTGCTGG ATCTGGAGTTTGATGGCGTGACTGGGGTGTTGCCCTGGTCTAATTCGTTCAACGGGAATGATTTCGCCTTTGGCAAGCCACCTTCGAGGTCCGCAAGACTGCATATCAGCaatggagccgcgtcgagctcgggtgTGGAG AGACAGGTGACGGGCGTTGGTGTCAAGGTCAGAGATTTCTTCAGTCTTGTTTATAGTTTTACTTCTTGGCTGGCGTTTCTTTGTGCAAAGGCTAGCGTTCTACTAATGGTTCACTTTTGTCAG GGTGCTTCGACGGGCGAGGCGATGCTACGACGGCAACCCCGCTACTTTGATGATGTTGTGACAACGTGCTCCGACGGCTGCGAAGATGTTACGACGAACCGCAATGGCGGCGTGTTTCAAACGGTCACG AAGATGAGCGGTCATAGGCTCTCGCTGCTGCTGGTGGCGTTGACGGCACTGCTGGCgttgacgacggcggcggagtaCAATGTGGTGGACTACGGCGCGAGGCCCGATGGCGGGGCGGACTCGGCGGGGGCGTTCCTGGCCGCGTGGGGTGCGGCGTGCAACGACACGGGGCGCTCCGGCTCCCGGCCGGTGCTGCGCGTGCCGGCGGGCAGGTTCCTGCTTAGCCAGGCCTATTTCAAGGGGCCCTGTCGGAGCGCCGGCGTGGTCGTGGCCATTGACAAAAACGGCACCGTCTTCGCGCCGCCGGCAGTGGACAGCAGGGCGTGGATCATGTTCCACCACGCCGATGGCCTGGCGATCCGCGGCGGGACGCTAGACGGGCAGGGGCAGGAGTATTGGGCGTGCAAGAAG ACGCTCAACATTAGCCAGTCCAAAGGCGTGAGTGTGAAGCAGCTGACGCTGCTCAACAGCAAGGTATTCCACATGGCCATCTTCGACTGCACGGGCGTGACGGTCCAAGGCATCCGGATCATCGCACCGGCCAACAGCCCCAACACCAACGGCATCCACGTCAGCCACTCCCGCCACGTGAGAATCCTCAACACCACCATCGGCACTGGCGACGATTGTGTCTCCTTAGGGCCCGGCACCTCCAACGTGCTCATCAGGGACATCGAGTGCGGTCCGGGCCACGGCATCAG TTTGCGCAACGTAATAGCATTGGTTTTGTGTATTCATTGGATGGACGATCGCAGCATCGGGAGCCTGGGATGGCAGGACGGTGAGGAAGGGGTGAGGAACGTGACCGTGGACAGGGCGGTGCTGACGGGCACGACAAACGGCCTGCGGATCAAGACCTGGGCGATGCCCAACTCCGGCTCCGTCACAAACGTCTCCTTCTCACGGGTCACCATGAACCGCGTGGCCAACCCCATCCTCGTCGACCAGAACTACTGCCCCCGCAAGGTCGACTGCGCGGGCAAT AGCTCGGGGGTGCAGATCAGCAACATATCATACACGGACATCGAGGGCTCGTCGGCGACGCCCGTGGCGGTGAAGTTCAACTGCAGCGGCACCAACCCCTGCAGCGGAATCAAGCTCAGGAACATCAGGCTGACGTACAAGCACAAGCGGCCGGCGCAGGCCAAGTGCGGAAATGCCGGCGGGTCCGCATCCGGAGAGGTCAGACCGCCGAGCTGCTTCTGA